The Blautia pseudococcoides genome segment TGTTTCAAAATCTGTTCCTTACTTACATCCCCCATATAAAATGCCACCAGTCTGTTTGTTCTCTGATCCATCAGGCATAAGCCTCTCTCCAGACCGTCAGTCTGATCCATTGCATGCTCGATTTCTTCTAGTTCAATTCGATGTCCCATGTGTTTAATCTGAAAATCTTTCCGTCCAGAGAAGTAAAGTTCACCATCTTTTCCGTAGAATCCCAAATCGCCGGTTTTATAACAACGCACACCTCCATCACCACCTCGCACATAAAATATAAATTTCTCTTTTGTTTCCTTGGGGTTGTGATAATATCCATCCGACAGCGACTCTCCTGAAACACAAATTTCCCCAACCATTCCTGGAGATACAATTTCTTTTTCATTTTCGTCTAAAAGGAACACATCTCTGCCCGGAAATGCTTTTCCAATCGGAATTTTTTCTCCGTCCTGAAGCATTTCTTTTACCCGATAATACGTGCAGTTGCAGGTGATTTCCGTAGGTCCGTATAAATTAACAAATTCTGCACTTGGTAATGCTGCCTGCCATATTCTGAGCTGCTTTACTGGCATGATTTCTCCGCTGAAAAGAATCTTTTTTACCGTCAAAGGTACTTGATAGGCAAGTCCTTTTAATGCTGACACCAGACTGAGGGCGGACACTGCCCATATAAGTGCGGTTACTTTCTTTTCACAAATATAATTAAGCAGTAGAGGTGGCGCAGAAAACATTTCTTTTGGAATAATAACAAGCTCTGCCCCAGTAAACATACTGGTATAAATATCTTTCACTGACACATCAAAATCAAAAGGTGCCTGATTTCCAATCCTGTCATGAACTGTGAATCCGAATGTATCCACGAAATGTGTGATAAAGTCCATCACTGCCCGGTGGCTGACTACGATTCCTTTCGGTTTTCCGGTTGAACCGGAAGTAAAGATTCCATACAGGATATCTGTATCCCGACAGCCCCTTCGGATCTTCTGAAGAACTTGCCAATCTGTCTGTTCATTCATGGCATCCTTTACCAGATATGTATTCCTCTTGTAATCTATCTGTACTAAAAGTTCCCTTGTTCTGTCATTTGTCACAATAAGCTCCGGCTCCAGCACATTCAAAATCTCCTGTATTCTTTGCGCTGGCTGCGAAGGCTCAACTACAACATAGAAACATCCGGCATATACCGCCCCAAACATAGCTGCCAGCGTGACCGAACTTTTTTCTGCCAATATGACAATTGGCTGCCCTGGCTCTGTTTTTCCTGCAAATGCTGTCCCCATCTGTCTGGATAACTCTGCTAATTCTTTCCAGGTAAATACAAAGATTCCATCGTCCAACGCTGTGCGACAGGGGTATTGCTGTTCTGTCTTTTCCAAAAACTCCAGTATATTCTTCATATTGTATTCCTTTCAAGAAAAATGGGCCACATGTTCCCATGTGGTCCATTCTGCTTAATTATTCTTCTTTGTCTTTTGTTGTCGAACCACTTTTATTGGATTTCTGCACTGTGCTGTTTTTCTTTGTTGAATTCTTTTTAGTTGAATTCTTTTGGGTTGATTTCTTTGTGTCAGACTTTTTGTCTGCTCCATCCTGCGCCTTTGTATCATCTGTCTTATTCTGATCCGCTCCGGTCTTACTCTGTGGTTCTTCAATATCTACATCATCCTTTTTCTCTGTCTGGGAAGATGGTTTCTTATTTGTCTTTTTATTTGTAGACTGCTCAGTTTGTGTTTTCGACGCTTTTGTATCTGATTTCTTATCCTTTCCACCACAGGCTACCAGCCCTAGTGCCATTACGCCAATCATGCAGAACACAAGTCCTTTCTTTAAAAATCCTTTCCATTTCTTATTGCGAATATTATTCATGGTTAAACTCCTTTCTAAATAGTGGCATATATCTTACATGCCATCATGGTTTCCCTTATTGGGATTCTACTATGTACTACCTTTTTCTGTTGGTAATTTCTCTGCCAGACAAACGTATCCACTGGCTTTCTCCTTTTATCTCCTTTCCACAATTATCAAAAGCTGTTCCTTTTGATAAGTTTATTATGGCAGTAACATCTTAACCGTTTCTAAATGAATTCTAAACAAATCTAAACTCTCATTCTTTTGATTTAGAAATATAATCTCTTTTGTAAACTCTTCTAATATCTTTTAGTATCTGACCGATTCCAGAACTTCCTTTTTTCTTAGTCGATCTGCCATTCGCCCTGTCATCAGTTTCTAATTCAAAAGTTATACTTTTTTGAATTACAGAAAAATTTTGGCTACTCAATTCATTTATCTCTGTATTTTGAGTAAGTTTGTTTTGAATATTGACTACAAAATTTGTTATAACCAACACTGTCAATATCATAAATTTTATTCTTTTACTAATTCTCAATCACCTCCTGCTTCAAAGATGTACCTATTATCGCAAGTAATGCTGAATAGATTCTGAAGGAAGTCTTAATAAATCTAATCTGCAATCCGGAAAATATTATGAATATCAGAACATGACGATAATAGTTGATGAAAACAAATATTACTATTTCTGCCATAACAGGAAGAAGTTGAGGTATTTCCAAGTAAAAAATAGAAGAATATTCAAGAAATAAAAATAGAAATGAACATACCACCGTTTTCCTTAACAAAACGATTAAAATTTGACTCAAAAAATTTAAAAGGAAGGCAATAGAGAGTTGAGAAACAATACATCCTCTTTCTTTCAATTAGCCTTCCTTAGCTTTTTATTATATTTGAACTACTTAAAACATTTAATTATTTTTATCCCCCATAATCTTTTCAAACCGAAACATACACCAATCATCTTCTCCCTTCTTCTCTTCATGGGAATCCAAATGATGTGGATTTAAAAACTCAACAATTTTGAAGCCACACTTATTCACGTAAAAATGAATATTTCTTTTTTCAAAATATGGCGTAACTGTTTCCCAGACTTTCGTATCTGGATACATTTGTTCTATTTTTCTCCATGCAGCCAGACCTAATCCCTTATTGTGATATGTCCTATTGATAAATAATAACTCCAGCGAATTGTGCTGTGTCTTTGCATTTATAACAATCACCACACCTCCCGTAATCTTTCCATTGGAGATAATGTGATAAGTCTCTGCTCCCTTGGTATCCATCGCATCTGTAATGTCCACCCTTGGAATAATTTCTTCCTCCTGTTCTCCGAATGCTTCTACAACTGCAGTTGCAAATGCTTTCTGTAAGTCTTTAATAAACCATTCCCGTTCATTTTCTTTGATTGCAATCAACTCTATATTGCGCTCCATAATCGTATTACTCCTTTTCAAAGTTAATGTTGCCAATATAAATCATACAATATATTTAAATCCTTAACTACTTCTTAACAATTCTTAACAGTCATTTTTTTAATAAGTTATTTCATATCCCATAATGGAACTATAGCCTATAGGATAACTGTTTTCCTTCACTTCATCTCCTGGATTTCCTTCTATTGTATACACAATCCCATTTTCACACCATTCCACAATCCCTACATGATCGCTCTTCCCATCTCTGTTTCCATTCTCATCTGGCCAGTCAAAAAAGATAAATGTTCCAGCTGCAGGTGTATAATCTTTCCCTTTCCACTTGTTCTTTTCTCGAAACCACATGCAATCTCGTTATCACACAGTGAAAACTTGGATACTGCACCAGAATCTATCAAACCGCATTGGTCTGCATACCAGCTGAGAAAGCAAGCACACCCATGCTTCCCTCTTTGTAAATCCATACCAGGACCATAACTTTTGTCCTCCTTTATTTCCGATCTGTGTCTTCGCTATGGTTACGATCTGTTCATTTCCAAATAAACCGGCAAAGATATTTCCATTAGAATAATACCGCCGCACATGGGGCACATACTCTGGATTGCCATATCCTAACCATCCATGAGACACTGCCTGCTCCTGGCTGAACCGCAGGGCATTTTCCAATGTATATCCTCCATAATTGCGTATGAATATTCACGCATGGTACATTTCAGAAGTTTCTTATGATATACACCATTAGTTAGTACATTTATCCCACTAATCGCCCAAATTATTACAAGTTATTTTCCTATTGAGCCGTATCCCAAAATAGAATTAGAATTGACATCATAACTATTCCGTTTCACTTTGTTACCGCTATTTCCTTCAATCGTATACACCATTCCAGCCTCACACCTCTCCACAATTCCTACATGGTCACTGATTTCGTCCTGCGCCCCGTTTTTTGGCCAGTCAAAAAAGATAATCGTTCCCGGCGTAGGCATATATCCCCTATCCTGCCATTTTCCCTGTGATTTAAACCATTCTACCCCTGTCGGACAGTAAGAAAATTTCAGCACGGACCCGGATGATATCAGTCCGCTTTGCTCGGCGCACCACGATACAAAGCAGGCGCACCATTCCACTCTCCCCTGAAAACCATACCATGACCAGAACTTCTGGCCGCCCTCATTTCCAAGCTGTGCCTTTGCTATCGAAACGATCTGGTCATTCCCGAAAAATCCTGCAAACAGATTTTCCCCGGAATAGTACCGCAGCACATGGGGGACATACTCCGGATCCCCATACCTCGCCCATCCGTGGGACGCTGCCTGCTCCTGCGAAAACTGCAGGGCATTAGCTCCACTATACCCGCCGTGATTGCGGATGGCCCAGGTTATGTATCCGTTTCCAAATAGTGATAGGTAATTCTTTGATATTATCTCCGAATTTTCCCCCACTCTACACCGTACATGAGACTTTCACCTCATACGGCGTGCCATCTACTCCAATGTATCTATTTTTCTGATTGATTAGCCAGTTCATGTAATTCTATACATAACTTCCTTTTTTGTTCTGATAACTGATACTTCTCCATTAGATTGTCAAGTTCTTTTCTATCCCTTTTATGAATTGCTTTATGAAATGGTAGTATCATAATAATAAGATTGTTATATTTGTCTGTTCCACCATATTTCAAGGGAACTTTATGATGACACTCCCAATCCCTCAACGTTAATTCTTCGCCACTGATTGCACATTTTCCATATTGAGAAATAAATTTTGAGATACGATTATCGTTATATTCAATAGAACGATAATCACAATAATATCTCTGTATGTGTATAAGAACTTCCCTGCTCACCGCTTTTAGATTATTGTGTATCAAGGCTCTTCCTTCTTTTGTATATGGACAGATATTTTGATTGAATTGTATCGCATACCTGTGTTTCCATGTGTATATAGGAATGATAATCATATCGTGAGCTTTATACCATTTTGGATTATACCTGCCATAACGTTTTAAAAGTGTTATGGATAAATCTGCTTTACTCGCTGGTCTCCAATCTCTTCTCAGCCTGTTGTATAAAGATTTTGTAAGGTGTTGACTCATATGGGCTAAATCTCTGTTTACGTGCGTGGCTACTTCATAGTAATTATGGATTCCCATTACTACCGTATTATATTTCCACACTGCGTCACGTGATTGTTCCTTTGCAATCCTTTTAATAGATTGTTTTAGTTTATCATGTGCATGTCTGATTGCCTTGTCACTCATGTGACTATAAGCCACATAACCATTTCTTTTTGGTCTTACATACATAGTAAAACCCAGAAATTCACTTCGCTGTTTTCTAAGATTGACTATTTTTGATTTTTCGGGACTGATTTCCAATTTCAATCTTCTTTCAATAAAATCTTGCGTAGCATGATACAATCTCAATGCACTCGGATAATCTCGACAGAAGATTTTAAAATCATCGGCATAACGAACCATATAGCAATGTTTTAGATTCTTCCTTTGTCTCATCAAGGCTCTTCTTGCACCCTTATGTGTTGTATATTCTCTTATAGTTTTGATTGTTTCCCACTGATTGCTAATCCACCAGTCAAGTTCATTCAACACAATATTTGCCAATAACGGACTTAATATACCGCCTTGCGGTGTTCCTTTTATCGGCTTACCCTCTCCGATAATTTCTGCTTTTAATAAAGTGGAAATTATGGAAAGCAGTTTCTTTTCTCGTATTCCCATTGTCCACATTTGTTTTAGCAATTTTCCATGATTTACATTATCAAAAAATCCTTTAATGTCCATATCAACACAATAATGGTATCCGTTCCCTTTATTATTCATAAAATGATTTGCTCTTGCTATTGCATGATGAGCACTTCTGTTTGGTCGGAATCCGTAACTGTGTGGATGAAATTTTGCTTCACATATAGGTTCTAAAATCTGAAGAATACATTGTTGGAATAACCTGTCCCATATAGCGGGAATGCCTAACGGTCGTTTCCGTCCATCAGGTTTAGGGATATACACTCTTCGGACTTTTTCAGGTTCATACCATTTGAACATTTCCCGTATTTTTGTTACAACTTCCTCAACTGTCAAATCTTCGATGTCAGCTATTGTTTTTCCATCAACACCAGCAGTATGACTGCCCATGTTCTTCTTTATATTCCGATAGGCTAATCGGATATTTTCTTCACTTTCCATAAGCTTTGTCAGCTTATAAAAGTTATTTCCATTCTTGCTTTGCATATATAATTGGTCTAATTTAGACTGCATATCATAATACTCAGCGTACCTTAGTTTGTTTGTCTTTTTAATAAGTTGGCTCCTCCTTAATTGAGGTTTGCCCTTTTTAGTCTCACCAGAACCTTATTCTAACAACTTACTAAGAAGAATGAATGATACATCTTTCATAGACTAGTGACCGTCCCTCCACGTTTGTTAGACGCTTCATCAGTACCATGTCACCGCTTTCACTGCCATAAATAAAGTTATACTTCTGCTATTTTCACAAAAGATTTCCTTTCAACCACTTCATAGAAGATATTTTCTCCATGTTGGCAGCTTCCAACGTTCCATTACTTTTATCTTTACATATACTTTTAGGATTCTCCTTTGAGCCTGTCAGCTTGTTACTGCCTTTAACAATAAACGGATTTTCATAACAACTAATCTTACTCGTCCGCACTGACACCACGCACGTGGCATACACATTTCTGTGCATTAGGGTTATAGACCCGTACATTCGGAGATTCGTCAGGTTCGTCTCGCCAATAGTTTTGCGAACCCATTCTATCCATGAGTATTTTATAGACTCCCGGTCTATGGGTGACACCGCCCACCTCTGAGCAGATTTCGTAGCATTTGATAATGCTTTACGGTCACTTTCAACCGACTTCACCGAGCTTCATACGGTTCATGTTAATATCAACTTTTCCCGCATGTCGGAGTATTAGAGGAAACCCTTTGTGGCGTTACCCACTCATTTGATTTCTCAAAGTAATAGTTCTAAACAGCACTTGCTGTCTGCCTAGCCTTTTCAGCTAGGAACGTTTCACACAATTATAGCCCTGTAAACTGAGCTTTAACTTG includes the following:
- the ltrA gene encoding group II intron reverse transcriptase/maturase gives rise to the protein MKKTNKLRYAEYYDMQSKLDQLYMQSKNGNNFYKLTKLMESEENIRLAYRNIKKNMGSHTAGVDGKTIADIEDLTVEEVVTKIREMFKWYEPEKVRRVYIPKPDGRKRPLGIPAIWDRLFQQCILQILEPICEAKFHPHSYGFRPNRSAHHAIARANHFMNNKGNGYHYCVDMDIKGFFDNVNHGKLLKQMWTMGIREKKLLSIISTLLKAEIIGEGKPIKGTPQGGILSPLLANIVLNELDWWISNQWETIKTIREYTTHKGARRALMRQRKNLKHCYMVRYADDFKIFCRDYPSALRLYHATQDFIERRLKLEISPEKSKIVNLRKQRSEFLGFTMYVRPKRNGYVAYSHMSDKAIRHAHDKLKQSIKRIAKEQSRDAVWKYNTVVMGIHNYYEVATHVNRDLAHMSQHLTKSLYNRLRRDWRPASKADLSITLLKRYGRYNPKWYKAHDMIIIPIYTWKHRYAIQFNQNICPYTKEGRALIHNNLKAVSREVLIHIQRYYCDYRSIEYNDNRISKFISQYGKCAISGEELTLRDWECHHKVPLKYGGTDKYNNLIIMILPFHKAIHKRDRKELDNLMEKYQLSEQKRKLCIELHELANQSEK
- a CDS encoding GNAT family N-acetyltransferase yields the protein MERNIELIAIKENEREWFIKDLQKAFATAVVEAFGEQEEEIIPRVDITDAMDTKGAETYHIISNGKITGGVVIVINAKTQHNSLELLFINRTYHNKGLGLAAWRKIEQMYPDTKVWETVTPYFEKRNIHFYVNKCGFKIVEFLNPHHLDSHEEKKGEDDWCMFRFEKIMGDKNN
- a CDS encoding amino acid adenylation domain-containing protein, whose translation is MKNILEFLEKTEQQYPCRTALDDGIFVFTWKELAELSRQMGTAFAGKTEPGQPIVILAEKSSVTLAAMFGAVYAGCFYVVVEPSQPAQRIQEILNVLEPELIVTNDRTRELLVQIDYKRNTYLVKDAMNEQTDWQVLQKIRRGCRDTDILYGIFTSGSTGKPKGIVVSHRAVMDFITHFVDTFGFTVHDRIGNQAPFDFDVSVKDIYTSMFTGAELVIIPKEMFSAPPLLLNYICEKKVTALIWAVSALSLVSALKGLAYQVPLTVKKILFSGEIMPVKQLRIWQAALPSAEFVNLYGPTEITCNCTYYRVKEMLQDGEKIPIGKAFPGRDVFLLDENEKEIVSPGMVGEICVSGESLSDGYYHNPKETKEKFIFYVRGGDGGVRCYKTGDLGFYGKDGELYFSGRKDFQIKHMGHRIELEEIEHAMDQTDGLERGLCLMDQRTNRLVAFYMGDVSKEQILKQMKEKLPAYMIPHKLIKTDLMPLNKNGKIDREYFRQKLG